From Parasteatoda tepidariorum isolate YZ-2023 chromosome 1, CAS_Ptep_4.0, whole genome shotgun sequence, one genomic window encodes:
- the LOC139426499 gene encoding uncharacterized protein MAL8P1.12-like yields the protein MQCNDGTPDDFENMEVISDSEKSEYGFEGSNQGMIFDNEKKSLASPEIPVTCNILHNKEADINTDQEETRFGLSKSKELKIYESKYTQSIDKWKKCLDSNCNMKENDSSFYITHESNATDLIDKNIINNIIEDLDKTISETMEDRKLKITDFECLNSNKCQFEYPKNPLDTCLISEFKDLKKFGEHNTVKHNTELSFNKTNNAEKTSIEKINSLSEITIPRQIDFSQNHISHNHSPICCINFPSLTCTENDLDSYDCSQSLFESEPETSNYDDKLQFVSEAVKIDLHESTPENRDNYVRNSNELQNEMQLKEQQYERTMNGLKNTSPKCEYTKINELPSRVDLEISVEAQTQQCKNVTNAVEDLLHVWNNTSPKSRIENSQKRMPSNIAQYAHENLSVEKQLSDTLFLHDIQDGALFYNKNECEVGDAIEKSGKNNEPFSQKEENLEIVISSKSSKTSAKDELCSSDETPSFAMEINECYLSHEEKSGSEYFDKIRKNISPSEHSKTVLLETKEFLYEKIELTEEKVSFNDTETSNSSFPKSSPSLLETKEEFQIANKIDSIGNYDTFDYVKNCVTVPSLAQQSAKKELYANLHVPDLSTIYGLKLPSNDHSKIMNKTEEEIQENNNAKSYFKTGQSRCLKRFQAPWKNDKDGISQSISKRDKHFPQTSISSNMDINKSCDKEETTTVPNIDTKATGINDCLPENVKPKIIEKITTYQEHSEKSSFDSSGIEAIDENEQPKNTFLDDVSIDEKLTATKETVSNTSSKSLQETSIEIPRNILEDSVKTSVLMEYNDKWIYERNSSEENNQKAIIKLPVTKTKSKFGGKRKHIDISNNDESYTNKDKQEREYGSTQHKKKKQNTLSSEDYAEKIPRSTKMELRIRNSDHQRYAFKEANKYLYEIGNSQKSKRRILSIANNYSVSQNKCKTNNFEKEKSLLDEIEDRLYKIDLKITTKTVSIREAKRINTNLRKINDLLMKTELYCKNFAQENVSKSKDLNTTYINSKLSYLMTTYKKIKKDIENIINKKKIITATPVPLKVSLVKKCEDEKPVLESNDRKDKSIKVMNKFRNGYRKLSDLLQTISSEKYSTSTFYRKDESLISTFSLMHELSNNSQENFHSTIKRNDKIQENETFDIPINYSPRLRQGPITEENTINEMTSSPILGSNQGNISENNEDIGVIEKEGYKEGNPENSITKTIFLKQFEWNQNSDAPIESTGKQKETQKLGTSLIVKKVNPCDNFCGNGKNNFTPENFLSIENKNKFPFEKAFDSQTTRYNLNPNTTTNKEECVRIQIKKHNSPGIKSSKEIFRIGNSIDLFCKTKNDQLINETSSVTECDITNKKPCLTNSEKNKISTESINDESKKTLANNNRNESLSNVSTTHSINFHKQPDKILSGNETYKTNLLKPLKSLEISNLSSEDDETLLSLELRSDNNFQPGVIKVKNNVANSNNTNEREIFKPLSFNSMESINTVTEEGESPSLLESRVGNVTKINSFNLKLITNPKPRTNDKNDLKTNESLTINLVKPTSFCHPTLGDEQTGIKSSVLSYCSNRSRMSNIDYTLNSAENAHNGGKGILEAHKKSGELFFNLPDNHKMNDLRKFILLDLLRPGKNVLSLHTSKRIVFASLNNTGDITSNKGKTYKTPLEWCSDCSDFVTVGKKITNKMCYSKIYYQGRTLSYFKNIYQGLSEWKASHRTSGSSTLSEPTTSLEVELGSITPEGKQPECDGKNVPIGNVLNLAKMKLLLIGNNEIAPMTAETDQWENIDKWD from the coding sequence atgcAGTGCAACGACGGAACACCTGATGATTTTGAAAACATGGAAGTAATTTCGGATTCCGAAAAATCGGAATATGGGTTTGAAGGTTCAAATCAAGGAATGATATTTGACAATGAAAAGAAGAGCTTAGCAAGTCCTGAAATACCAGTTACatgtaatattttacacaataaaGAAGCAGACATAAACACAGATCAAGAAGAAACTCGTTTCGGTTTGTCAAAGAGTAAAGAGCTAAAAATATACGAATCGAAATATACACAGTCAATtgataaatggaaaaaatgtttGGATTCAAACTGCAATATGAAAGAAAACGATAGTTCTTTCTACATCACCCACGAATCAAATGCGACAGATcttattgacaaaaatattataaacaatattatagaagatttagataaaacaatttctgaaaCTATGGAGGAtcgaaaacttaaaattactgaCTTTGAATgcttaaatagtaataaatgtcAATTCGAATATCCGAAAAATCCTTTAGATACTTGCCTTATTTCGGAATTTAAAGATTTGAAGAAGTTTGGAGAGCACAACACTGTTAAGCACAATacagaattaagttttaataaaacaaataatgctgaaaaaacttcgattgaaaaaattaattcattgagTGAAATAACAATTCCTCGGCAAATTGACTTTTCTCAAAATCATATTTCTCATAATCATTCACCCATTTGTTGTATCAATTTTCCGTCTCTAACTTGCACTGAAAATGATCTAGATTCTTATGACTGTTCTCAGTCATTATTTGAATCTGAACCTGAAACTTCAAATTATGATGACAAGTTACAGTTCGTTTCAGAAgctgtaaaaatagatttacatGAAAGTACACCAGAAAACAGAGATAATTATGTACGCAACTCTAATGAACTGCAAAATGAAATGCAGTTAAAAGAACAGCAATACGAAAGAACAATGAATGGGCTGAAAAATACGTCACCTAAATGtgaatatacaaaaataaatgagttaCCATCAAGAGTAGATCTTGAGATTTCAGTTGAAGCACAGACTCAGCAATGCAAAAATGTAACTAATGCTGTAGAAGATTTGTTACATGTATGGAATAATACCTCACCTAAAAGTAGGATCGAAAATTCACAGAAAAGAATGCCGAGTAACATTGCACAATATGCCCATGAAAATTTGTCAGTGGAAAAGCAATTAAGTGacactttatttttacatgacATACAAGATggtgcattattttataataaaaacgaGTGTGAAGTTGGAGATGCCATTGAAAAATCAGGCAAAAACAACGAACCTTTCtcacaaaaagaagaaaacttagaaatagttatttcttctaaaagttcaaaaacttcAGCTAAAGATGAACTTTGTAGCTCGGATGAGACACCTTCGTTTGCCAtggaaataaatgaatgttacTTATCTCACGAAGAAAAATCCGGAAGCGAGTACTTTGATAAAATCAGAAAGAATATATCCCCTTCCGAACATTCCAAAACAGTGTTATTAGAGACGAAAGAATTTCTTTACGAAAAAATCGAATTAACTgaagaaaaagtttcttttaacgATACAGAAACTTCTAATTCTTCATTTCCGAAATCATCACCTTCTCTTTTAGAGACTAAAGAAGAGTTTCAAATTGCTAATAAGATTGATTCTATTGGCAACTATGATACATTTGACTATGTCAAAAATTGCGTTACTGTCCCTTCTTTGGCGCAGCAATCagctaaaaaagaattatatgcAAACTTACATGTCCCAGATTTATCTACAATTTATGGTCTAAAGCTGCCCTCAAATgaccattctaaaattatgaataagacTGAAgaagaaattcaggaaaataacaatgctaaaagttattttaaaactggaCAGTCGCGTTGTCTAAAACGTTTTCAAGCCCCTTGGAAGAATGATAAAGATGGAATTTCGCAATCTATTTCGAAAAGGGATAAACATTTCCCACAAACttcaatttcttcaaatatgGATATTAACAAATCTTGTGATAAAGAAGAAACAACTACTGTTCCAAACATTGATACTAAAGCAACAGGAATTAATGATTGTTTGCCAGAAAATGTAAAACccaaaataatcgaaaaaattacaacttatcAAGAGCACAGCGAGAAAAGCTCATTTGACAGTTCGGGCATCGAAGCTATTGACGAAAATGAACAGcctaaaaacacatttttagatGATGTCTCGATTGACGAAAAACTGACTGCAACGAAAGAAACTGTAAGCAACACGTCTTCGAAGAGTTTACAAGAAACTAGCATAGAAATTCCTAGAAATATTTTAGAGGATTCTGTCAAAACGTCAGTATTAATGGAATATAATGATAAATGGATATATGAACGCAACTCTTctgaagaaaataatcaaaaagctataataaaattaccagttactaaaacaaaaagtaagttTGGAGGAAAGCGAAAACATATAGATATTTCTAATAATGACGAGTCATACacaaataaagataaacaagAAAGAGAATATGGATCGActcaacataaaaagaaaaagcaaaatactTTAAGTTCAGAAGATTACGCAGAGAAAATTCCGAGAAGCACGAAAATGGAACTCAGGATTAGAAACAGTGATCATCAAAGATATGCTTTCaaagaagcaaataaatatttatatgaaataggCAACAGCCAGAAGAGCAAAAGGAGAATTTTATCCATCGCCAATAATTATTCAGTAagtcaaaataaatgcaaaactaataattttgaaaaagagaaaagtttaCTAGATGAAATTGAGGACagactttataaaattgatcttaaaattaCGACGAAAACTGTAAGCATTCGGGAAGCAAAGAGAATCAACACTAATCTGAGgaaaatcaatgatttattaatgaaaacagagctatattgcaaaaatttcgcTCAGGAAAATGTAAGTAAATCTAAGGATTTAAATACAACTTACATAAATTCGAAGTTAAGTTATTTGATGACAacgtataaaaaaatcaaaaaagatattgaaaacataataaacaagaagaaaataatcaCAGCTACTCCTGTTCCTTTGAAAGTTTCGCTGGTGAAGAAATGCGAGGATGAAAAACCAGTTTTGGAGTCAAATGATCGAAAAGATAAATCTATAAaagttatgaataaatttaggAATGGTTATAGGAAACTTTCGGATTTATTACAAACGATTTCTTCGGAAAAATATTCAACGAGCACTTTTTATAGAAAAGATGAATCACTAATTAGTACGTTTTCTTTGATGCATGAGCTCAGTAACAATTcgcaagaaaattttcattcaacaaTAAAACGAAATGATAAAATCCAAGAAAACGAAACTTTTGACATTCCAATAAATTATTCTCCAAGGTTGAGACAAGGACCCATTACtgaagaaaatacaataaatgaaatgacTTCTTCACCAATACTAGGAAGCAATCAAGGAAATATTTCCGAGAATAATGAAGATATTGGAGTAATTGAAAAAGAAGGGTATAAAGAAGGGAATCCAGAAAATTCAATAactaaaacgatatttttaaagcagttcGAATGGAATCAAAATAGTGATGCACCAATAGAATCAACTGGGAAACAAAAAGAGACACAAAAACTGGGGACgtcattaattgtaaaaaaagtaaatccaTGTGATAATTTTTGTggaaatggtaaaaataattttactccggaaaattttttatcgattgaaaataaaaataagtttccatttgaaaaagcatttgatTCCCAAACTACAAGATACAATTTAAATCCAAACACAACAACAAATAAAGAAGAATGTGTACGAATTCAAATTAAGAAGCATAATTCACCAGGAATAAAATcctcaaaagaaatatttaggaTAGGAAATTCGATTGatcttttttgtaaaactaaaaatgaccaACTTATCAATGAAACTTCTTCTGTAACTGAGTGTGATATCACAAATAAGAAACCTTGTCTAACAAAtagtgaaaagaataaaataagcacTGAAAGCATAAATGATGaatcaaaaaaaactttagcaAACAATAATCGAAATGAATCCTTATCAAACGTTTCAACTACTCATTCTATTAACTTTCACAAACAACCAGATAAAATTTTGTCAGGAAACGaaacttataaaacaaatttactaaaacCTTTAAAATCTTTGGAAATATCAAATTTGAGTAGTGAAGACGATGAAACTTTATTGAGTTTAGAACTACGTTCTGACAATAATTTTCAACCTGGAgtgattaaagttaaaaataacgtTGCAAATAGCAAcaatacaaatgaaagagaaatttttaaaccattaagttTCAATAGTATGGAATCCATTAACACAGTGACCGAAGAAGGTGAGTCTCCGTCACTTTTAGAATCACGCGTTGGTAATGtcacaaaaattaatagttttaatctCAAATTGATTACGAATCCCAAACCTCGAACCAACGATAAAAACGATCTTAAAACAAACGAATCGTTGACAATCAATTTAGTGAAACCAACGAGCTTTTGTCATCCAACATTAGGGGATGAGCAAACAGGAATTAAATCTTCCGTCCTATCATATTGCTCGAATAGATCAAGGATGTCTAATATAGATTATACATTGAATAGTGCAGAGAACGCTCACAATGGAGGGAAAGGAATTCTAGAAGCTCATAAAAAATCtggtgaattattttttaatttaccggATAATCACAAAATGAATGATCTTCGAAAATTTATCCTTCTGGATTTATTGAGGCCAGggaaaaatgttctttctttaCATACATCAAAAAGAATTGTGTTCGCTTCTTTGAATAATACGGGTGATATAACCTCGAACAAAGGAAAAACATACAAAACGCCTTTAGAGTGGTGCTCCGATTGCTCTGATTTTGTGACAGTAGgcaaaaaaataacgaataaaatGTGCTacagcaaaatatattatcaagGACGTACATtatcctattttaaaaatatctatcaagGGCTTAGTGAGTGGAAAGCATCCCATAGGACGAGTGGGTCATCAACTTTATCCGAGCCAACTACGTCTCTTGAGGTCGAACTGGGGTCAATTACGCCCGAGGGAAAGCAACCTGAATGTGATGGAAAGAACGTACCTATTGGAAACGtcctaaatttagcaaaaatgaaattgttgctGATTGGAAACAATGAGATTGCCCCGATGACCGCTGAAACAGACCAATGGGAAAATATAGACAAATGggactaa